Proteins from a genomic interval of Lathamus discolor isolate bLatDis1 chromosome 19, bLatDis1.hap1, whole genome shotgun sequence:
- the RPL10A gene encoding large ribosomal subunit protein uL1 isoform X1 — protein sequence MSSKVSRDTLYEAVKEVLQGSKVKKRKFVETVELQISLKNYDPQKDKRFSGTVRLKSTPRPKFSVCLLGDQQHCDEAKAVDIPHMDIEALKKLNKNKKLVKKLAKKYDAFLASESLIKQIPRILGPGLNKAGKFPSLLTHNENLVAKVDEVKSTIKFQMKKVLCLAVAVGHVKMTEDELVYNIHLAINFLVSLLKKNWQNVRALYIKSTMGKPQRLY from the exons ATGAG CAGCAAGGTCTCCCGCGACACCCTGTACGAGGCGGTGaaggaggtgctgcagggcagcaagGTCAAGAAGCGCAA GTTTGTGGAGACGGTGGAGCTGCAGATCAGCCTCAAGAACTACGACCCGCAGAAAGACAAGCGCTTCTCCGGCACCGTCAG GCTGAAGTCAACTCCACGGCCCAAGTTCTCTGTGTGCCTGCTGGGGGACCAGCAGCACTGTGATGAGGCCAAAGCAGTTGACATCCCTCACATGGACATAGAAGCTTTGAAGAAGCTCAACAAAAACAAGAAGCTGGTGAAGAAGCTGG CCAAGAAGTACGACGCCTTCCTGGCTTCTGAGTCCTTGATCAAGCAGATTCCTCGAATCCTGGGACCAGGGCTGAACAAAGCTGGCAAATTCCCTTCTCTTCTCACTCACAATGAGAACCTGGTGGCCAAGGTTGATGAGGTCAAATCTACCATCAAGTTTCAGATGAAGAAG GTGCTCTGTCTGGCTGTGGCCGTTGGTCATGTGAAGATGACAGAGGATGAACTCGTCTACAACATCCACCTTGCCATCAACTTCCTGGTGTCCTTGCTGAAGAAGAACTGGCAGAACGTGCGTGCTCTGTACATCAAGAGCACCATGGGGAAGCCCCAGCGCCTTTACTAA
- the ZNF76 gene encoding zinc finger protein 76 isoform X2: MESLGLQTVTLSDGMTAYIQQAVKDGKLVEGQVIELEDGTTAYIQQVTVEKESVAFEDGQPVVLEDGSMAYIHNTAKECYDPNTFEAVQLEDGSTAYIHRPVIMPPGSTILEVQAETGLEELAGEEEDDAFDVETINALKQYTSKASDKEEEGVTDPCHRKSEDSSNVSSQDLQEEVRSSEKRPQVGSKAFRCGYKGCGRLYTTAHHLKVHERVHTGDKPYTCDFPSCGKAFATGYGLKSHMRTHTGEKPYKCPEDLCSKAFKTSGDLQKHIRTHTGERPFKCPFVGCGRSFTTSNIRKVHIRTHTGERPYMCPEPNCGRGFTSATNYKNHMRIHTAAAAAERGSPLKSQHTAFLSEMEENEEEEEDEDEIAAQVSIISQDETEQVSLSQEDLQALGSTVSMVAQGSPLPGPEEELAGDDTHTVTVANTNGIETLPVTIVTSEAVMSEESAITPLRHQQVALLATANGTHIAVQLEEQQSLEEAISMAAAAMQYEPVTLDAAVSENGC, encoded by the exons ATGGAGAGCTTGGGCCTGCAAACAGTGACCCTTAGTGACGGGATGACAGCCTACATTCAGCAGGCTGTCAAAG ATGGAAAGCTGGTTGAAGGACAAGTCATTGAACTTGAAGATGGGACCACAGCTTATATCCAACAGGTGACAGTTGAGAAAG aGTCTGTGGCTTTTGAAGATGGTCAGCCAGTGGTGTTGGAAGACGGCAGTATGGCCTACATACACAACACAGCTAAAG AGTGTTACGACCCCAACACCTTCGAGGCCGTCCAGCTGGAGGATGGCTCCACTGCCTACATACACCGTCCTGTCATCATGCCACCAGGCAGCACCATCCTGGAAGTGCAGGCAGAAACTGGGCTGGAGGAGTTggctggagaggaggaagatgatGCGTTTGATGTGGAGACCATTAATGCATTAAAGCAGTACACCAGTAAG GCTTCTGacaaggaagaggagggagtgACAGACCCCTGCCACAGGAAGAGTGAGGACTCCAGCAATGTCTCTTCCCAG GATTTGCAGGAGGAAGTGCGGAGCAGTGAGAAGAGGCCGCAGGTTGGCAGCAAAGCTTTCCGCTGTGGGTACAAAGGCTGTGGCCGCCTCTATACCACCGCCCATCATCTAAAG gtcCACGAACGTGTTCACACAGGTGACAAGCCGTATACGTGTGACTTCCCAAGCTGTGGGAAAGCATTTGCTACAG GATATGGGCTGAAGAGCCACATGAGAACACATACTGGTGAGAAACCATACAAGTGTCCAGAAGATTTGTGTAGCAAAGCCTTCAAAACCTCTGGGGATCTTCAGAAGCACATCCGGACACACACAG GTGAACGGCCCTTCAAGTGCCCCTTTGTGGGCTGTGGCCGCTCTTTCACCACATCCAACATCCGGAAGGTTCACATCCGAACGCACACAGGCGAGCGGCCGTACATGTGTCCCGAGCCCAACTGTGGGAGAGGTTTCACCAGTGCCACCAATTACAAGAACCACATGAGAATCCACACAG ctgctgctgctgctgagagggGCTCCCCTCTAAAGAGCCAGCATACTGCGTTCCTatcagagatggaagaaaatgaagaggaggaggaagatgaagatgaAATAGCTGCACAGGTTTCAATCATCTCTCAGGATGAGACAGAGCAG GTCAGTTTGTCACAGGAAGACCTGCAGGCCCTGGGCAGCACCGTCAGCATGGTGGCACAGGGCAGTCCTCTCCCCGGGCCTGAGGAGGAGCTGGCGGGTGatgacacacacactgtgaCTGTGGCCAACACCAACGGCATCGAGACGCTGCCG GTTACCATAGTCACTTCTGAGGCAGTCATGTCTGAGGAATCAGCCATCACACCCCTCCGTCACCAGCAGGTGGCTTTGCTGGCTACTGCCAACGGCACCCACATCGCAGTGCAG ctagaagagcagcagagcctggaggAAGCCATCagcatggctgcagcagcaatgcAATATGAACCTGTGACACTTGATGCAGCTGTGTCTGAGAATGGGTGCTGA
- the RPL10A gene encoding large ribosomal subunit protein uL1 isoform X3 — protein sequence MRGGGCCPHRPAGEGRLAAVKEEVQALWLKSTPRPKFSVCLLGDQQHCDEAKAVDIPHMDIEALKKLNKNKKLVKKLAKKYDAFLASESLIKQIPRILGPGLNKAGKFPSLLTHNENLVAKVDEVKSTIKFQMKKVLCLAVAVGHVKMTEDELVYNIHLAINFLVSLLKKNWQNVRALYIKSTMGKPQRLY from the exons ATGAGGGGAGGTGGGTGCTGTCCCCACCGACCTGCTGGGGAAGGCAGGTTAGCAGCTGTGAAGGAAGAGGTGCAGGCGCTGTG GCTGAAGTCAACTCCACGGCCCAAGTTCTCTGTGTGCCTGCTGGGGGACCAGCAGCACTGTGATGAGGCCAAAGCAGTTGACATCCCTCACATGGACATAGAAGCTTTGAAGAAGCTCAACAAAAACAAGAAGCTGGTGAAGAAGCTGG CCAAGAAGTACGACGCCTTCCTGGCTTCTGAGTCCTTGATCAAGCAGATTCCTCGAATCCTGGGACCAGGGCTGAACAAAGCTGGCAAATTCCCTTCTCTTCTCACTCACAATGAGAACCTGGTGGCCAAGGTTGATGAGGTCAAATCTACCATCAAGTTTCAGATGAAGAAG GTGCTCTGTCTGGCTGTGGCCGTTGGTCATGTGAAGATGACAGAGGATGAACTCGTCTACAACATCCACCTTGCCATCAACTTCCTGGTGTCCTTGCTGAAGAAGAACTGGCAGAACGTGCGTGCTCTGTACATCAAGAGCACCATGGGGAAGCCCCAGCGCCTTTACTAA
- the ZNF76 gene encoding zinc finger protein 76 isoform X1, with product MESLGLQTVTLSDGMTAYIQQAVKDGKLVEGQVIELEDGTTAYIQQVTVEKESVAFEDGQPVVLEDGSMAYIHNTAKECYDPNTFEAVQLEDGSTAYIHRPVIMPPGSTILEVQAETGLEELAGEEEDDAFDVETINALKQYTSKASDKEEEGVTDPCHRKSEDSSNVSSQDLQEEVRSSEKRPQVGSKAFRCGYKGCGRLYTTAHHLKVHERVHTGDKPYTCDFPSCGKAFATGYGLKSHMRTHTGEKPYKCPEDLCSKAFKTSGDLQKHIRTHTGERPFKCPFVGCGRSFTTSNIRKVHIRTHTGERPYMCPEPNCGRGFTSATNYKNHMRIHTGEKPYMCTVPGCGKRFTEYSSLYKHHVVHTHCKPYTCSCCGKTYRQASTLAMHKRSSHEVEATEESEQALYEQQQLEAAAAAERGSPLKSQHTAFLSEMEENEEEEEDEDEIAAQVSIISQDETEQVSLSQEDLQALGSTVSMVAQGSPLPGPEEELAGDDTHTVTVANTNGIETLPVTIVTSEAVMSEESAITPLRHQQVALLATANGTHIAVQLEEQQSLEEAISMAAAAMQYEPVTLDAAVSENGC from the exons ATGGAGAGCTTGGGCCTGCAAACAGTGACCCTTAGTGACGGGATGACAGCCTACATTCAGCAGGCTGTCAAAG ATGGAAAGCTGGTTGAAGGACAAGTCATTGAACTTGAAGATGGGACCACAGCTTATATCCAACAGGTGACAGTTGAGAAAG aGTCTGTGGCTTTTGAAGATGGTCAGCCAGTGGTGTTGGAAGACGGCAGTATGGCCTACATACACAACACAGCTAAAG AGTGTTACGACCCCAACACCTTCGAGGCCGTCCAGCTGGAGGATGGCTCCACTGCCTACATACACCGTCCTGTCATCATGCCACCAGGCAGCACCATCCTGGAAGTGCAGGCAGAAACTGGGCTGGAGGAGTTggctggagaggaggaagatgatGCGTTTGATGTGGAGACCATTAATGCATTAAAGCAGTACACCAGTAAG GCTTCTGacaaggaagaggagggagtgACAGACCCCTGCCACAGGAAGAGTGAGGACTCCAGCAATGTCTCTTCCCAG GATTTGCAGGAGGAAGTGCGGAGCAGTGAGAAGAGGCCGCAGGTTGGCAGCAAAGCTTTCCGCTGTGGGTACAAAGGCTGTGGCCGCCTCTATACCACCGCCCATCATCTAAAG gtcCACGAACGTGTTCACACAGGTGACAAGCCGTATACGTGTGACTTCCCAAGCTGTGGGAAAGCATTTGCTACAG GATATGGGCTGAAGAGCCACATGAGAACACATACTGGTGAGAAACCATACAAGTGTCCAGAAGATTTGTGTAGCAAAGCCTTCAAAACCTCTGGGGATCTTCAGAAGCACATCCGGACACACACAG GTGAACGGCCCTTCAAGTGCCCCTTTGTGGGCTGTGGCCGCTCTTTCACCACATCCAACATCCGGAAGGTTCACATCCGAACGCACACAGGCGAGCGGCCGTACATGTGTCCCGAGCCCAACTGTGGGAGAGGTTTCACCAGTGCCACCAATTACAAGAACCACATGAGAATCCACACAG GAGAGAAGCCGTACATGTGCACTGTTCCAGGCTGTGGAAAGCGCTTCACTGAGTACTCCAGCCTCTACAAACACCACGTGGTGCACACCCACTGCAAACCCTACACCTGCAGTTGCTGTGGCAAGACCTACCGCCAGGCCTCCACGCTGGCCATGCACAAGCGCAGCAGCCACGAGGTGGAGGCCACGGAGGAAAGTGAACAGGCCCTCtatgaacagcagcagctggagg ctgctgctgctgctgagagggGCTCCCCTCTAAAGAGCCAGCATACTGCGTTCCTatcagagatggaagaaaatgaagaggaggaggaagatgaagatgaAATAGCTGCACAGGTTTCAATCATCTCTCAGGATGAGACAGAGCAG GTCAGTTTGTCACAGGAAGACCTGCAGGCCCTGGGCAGCACCGTCAGCATGGTGGCACAGGGCAGTCCTCTCCCCGGGCCTGAGGAGGAGCTGGCGGGTGatgacacacacactgtgaCTGTGGCCAACACCAACGGCATCGAGACGCTGCCG GTTACCATAGTCACTTCTGAGGCAGTCATGTCTGAGGAATCAGCCATCACACCCCTCCGTCACCAGCAGGTGGCTTTGCTGGCTACTGCCAACGGCACCCACATCGCAGTGCAG ctagaagagcagcagagcctggaggAAGCCATCagcatggctgcagcagcaatgcAATATGAACCTGTGACACTTGATGCAGCTGTGTCTGAGAATGGGTGCTGA
- the RPL10A gene encoding large ribosomal subunit protein uL1 isoform X2, producing MSKVSRDTLYEAVKEVLQGSKVKKRKFVETVELQISLKNYDPQKDKRFSGTVRLKSTPRPKFSVCLLGDQQHCDEAKAVDIPHMDIEALKKLNKNKKLVKKLAKKYDAFLASESLIKQIPRILGPGLNKAGKFPSLLTHNENLVAKVDEVKSTIKFQMKKVLCLAVAVGHVKMTEDELVYNIHLAINFLVSLLKKNWQNVRALYIKSTMGKPQRLY from the exons ATGAG CAAGGTCTCCCGCGACACCCTGTACGAGGCGGTGaaggaggtgctgcagggcagcaagGTCAAGAAGCGCAA GTTTGTGGAGACGGTGGAGCTGCAGATCAGCCTCAAGAACTACGACCCGCAGAAAGACAAGCGCTTCTCCGGCACCGTCAG GCTGAAGTCAACTCCACGGCCCAAGTTCTCTGTGTGCCTGCTGGGGGACCAGCAGCACTGTGATGAGGCCAAAGCAGTTGACATCCCTCACATGGACATAGAAGCTTTGAAGAAGCTCAACAAAAACAAGAAGCTGGTGAAGAAGCTGG CCAAGAAGTACGACGCCTTCCTGGCTTCTGAGTCCTTGATCAAGCAGATTCCTCGAATCCTGGGACCAGGGCTGAACAAAGCTGGCAAATTCCCTTCTCTTCTCACTCACAATGAGAACCTGGTGGCCAAGGTTGATGAGGTCAAATCTACCATCAAGTTTCAGATGAAGAAG GTGCTCTGTCTGGCTGTGGCCGTTGGTCATGTGAAGATGACAGAGGATGAACTCGTCTACAACATCCACCTTGCCATCAACTTCCTGGTGTCCTTGCTGAAGAAGAACTGGCAGAACGTGCGTGCTCTGTACATCAAGAGCACCATGGGGAAGCCCCAGCGCCTTTACTAA